The Spirochaetota bacterium genome window below encodes:
- a CDS encoding iron-containing alcohol dehydrogenase, producing MRPPINTYIRSITSCTCGERHDITTKDVLIGKGVIHHIATLFGPDMGGRPLILADMNTHAVAGKHVRELCAHASMHIEELVLPGEVHADAHNLNIIAEGLTAHKATVAVAVGSGTINDLVKVAANDHDIPYLCVATAASMDGYLSANATILTNGNKVPYSTIRPPIAVIADTDIIRAAPERMTLAGLGDALGKITSIADWKLNHLLREEPFCLDTASMLREEVADMLSYLAQAQSLSDDEFIQKLMRILVLTGTAMQRMGNSAPASGGEHCISHAMEMKGYACMGQAPSLHGLQVAYGLGKSLAAYCDLFDPEHAYDFARTDVPAALRGHVSDWKNIGIDLQGTIEKKAGLLARFRSSFSEIRNLADDDDFRFLLSAAPAVRMVAEEFSLPMRCADIDLMPEDARFAVLHAVDIRPRFTIFDLHFAADTIEAYASA from the coding sequence ATGAGACCGCCGATAAACACGTATATCAGGAGCATCACCTCATGCACGTGCGGTGAGCGGCATGATATCACCACGAAGGATGTTCTCATCGGGAAGGGAGTCATCCATCACATAGCGACGCTCTTCGGGCCCGATATGGGCGGGCGTCCGCTCATCCTAGCAGATATGAATACGCACGCTGTTGCCGGGAAACATGTGAGAGAGCTCTGTGCGCATGCATCAATGCATATCGAGGAGCTTGTGCTCCCCGGTGAAGTGCACGCCGATGCGCATAACCTCAACATCATCGCAGAAGGGCTTACGGCCCATAAGGCAACGGTTGCGGTCGCCGTAGGCTCGGGCACCATCAATGATCTTGTGAAGGTTGCTGCGAATGATCACGATATCCCGTATCTGTGTGTAGCCACCGCTGCATCCATGGACGGTTATCTTTCGGCGAATGCGACCATACTTACGAACGGGAACAAGGTCCCGTACAGCACTATCCGACCGCCGATAGCCGTTATCGCTGATACCGATATCATACGCGCGGCACCGGAGCGAATGACGCTTGCCGGGCTCGGTGATGCGCTGGGAAAGATAACGTCGATAGCCGATTGGAAGCTCAACCATCTGCTCCGTGAAGAACCCTTCTGCCTTGACACCGCTTCGATGCTTCGGGAAGAGGTCGCTGATATGCTCTCGTATCTTGCGCAAGCGCAGAGCTTGTCGGATGACGAGTTCATTCAGAAACTCATGCGAATACTTGTCCTGACAGGGACCGCCATGCAGCGTATGGGCAATTCAGCCCCGGCATCCGGCGGTGAGCACTGCATATCGCACGCAATGGAAATGAAAGGCTATGCATGCATGGGGCAGGCGCCGTCACTGCACGGGCTGCAGGTGGCCTACGGGCTCGGCAAGTCGCTTGCGGCATATTGCGATTTATTTGATCCGGAGCATGCGTACGATTTCGCCCGTACGGATGTTCCCGCGGCACTTCGCGGACATGTGAGCGACTGGAAGAATATCGGTATCGATCTTCAGGGAACGATAGAAAAGAAAGCGGGACTGCTTGCCCGCTTTCGCTCCAGTTTTTCAGAGATACGCAACCTCGCGGACGATGATGACTTCCGCTTCCTGCTGTCGGCCGCCCCTGCGGTGCGAATGGTCGCAGAAGAGTTCTCGCTCCCGATGCGATGCGCAGATATCGATCTTATGCCGGAAGATGCTCGTTTCGCCGTGCTGCATGCCGTTGACATACGCCCG
- a CDS encoding glycerophosphodiester phosphodiesterase family protein has protein sequence MTPAQRATAAKYGKPVLVMAHRGIPVRFPENTMRSFREATALDIDIIEFDVRSSADGRLIVIHDPAVDRTTNGKGTVHEKTFALLSELDAGSWKDASFSGERIPTLDETYGLFKPLTNIMMNVEIKSADEYTARGAIEMAKQYGIIERCVFTSFDARLLAYMRSLDKRVRTQGFPRHCMSNFTDDSFSSMDIVGIPAGCATYELMCWYADHKIEHGVWCIDDAKNAVAMAERGACIITSNDPLVVIDALKAGGYR, from the coding sequence TTGACACCAGCCCAGCGAGCGACCGCGGCGAAATACGGAAAACCCGTGCTCGTCATGGCCCATCGCGGTATACCGGTACGCTTCCCCGAGAATACGATGCGTTCATTTCGCGAGGCGACAGCGCTCGATATTGATATCATCGAATTCGATGTTCGGTCGAGTGCCGACGGGAGATTGATCGTCATCCATGACCCGGCCGTGGACCGTACGACGAACGGGAAGGGGACTGTCCACGAGAAGACGTTCGCGCTGCTCAGTGAGCTCGATGCAGGCTCGTGGAAGGATGCATCGTTCTCCGGTGAGCGTATCCCGACACTTGATGAGACGTATGGATTGTTCAAGCCGCTTACGAACATCATGATGAACGTTGAGATAAAGAGCGCCGATGAGTATACCGCTCGCGGCGCGATAGAGATGGCAAAGCAGTACGGTATCATCGAGCGATGTGTCTTCACCAGTTTTGACGCACGGTTGCTTGCGTATATGAGATCGCTCGACAAACGTGTGCGGACGCAGGGTTTTCCGCGTCACTGCATGTCGAATTTCACGGACGACTCGTTCTCATCGATGGATATCGTCGGCATCCCGGCGGGCTGTGCCACCTATGAGCTCATGTGCTGGTATGCGGACCACAAGATCGAGCATGGCGTCTGGTGTATCGATGACGCAAAGAACGCTGTCGCTATGGCGGAGCGCGGCGCATGCATCATAACATCGAATGATCCATTGGTAGTCATTGATGCGCTCAAGGCCGGCGGTTACCGATGA
- a CDS encoding glycerophosphodiester phosphodiesterase family protein, giving the protein MVNKLVIAPRYASPRTVVTAHRGFSGKYPENTLIAFTEAARLPVDIIEFDVRGTKDGVPVVLHDGTIDRTSNGTGAVGDHTLEDLKRLNFSHWQGDHARGAHTASPQFPDCSIPTLEETFDAIPRRITLNVQVYQTNGDLLGTICALFKRYDLYTRGYLTVNRFTDAEAVQRIDADIEVCILERQHAMDEDILHSLKARNAMVIQPLRSYCDRAFCTLVNDMGFMANMFYSNTDEDNREFIVRGMRGIHSDYPDVLCATIESIGVGR; this is encoded by the coding sequence ATGGTAAACAAGCTCGTTATTGCGCCGCGGTATGCATCCCCAAGGACAGTAGTTACCGCACACCGCGGTTTTTCCGGCAAGTACCCTGAAAATACGCTCATCGCATTCACCGAGGCGGCACGGCTTCCCGTGGATATCATCGAATTCGATGTGCGCGGTACGAAAGACGGTGTTCCGGTCGTTCTGCACGATGGAACGATAGACAGGACATCGAACGGCACCGGTGCGGTCGGTGATCACACGCTTGAAGATCTCAAACGGCTCAATTTCTCGCACTGGCAGGGCGACCACGCGCGCGGAGCGCATACGGCATCGCCGCAATTCCCCGACTGTTCGATACCGACGCTCGAAGAGACATTCGATGCCATCCCCCGGCGCATAACGCTGAATGTGCAGGTGTATCAGACCAACGGCGATCTTCTGGGAACGATATGTGCGCTCTTTAAAAGATATGACCTCTACACACGCGGCTATCTCACCGTGAACAGATTTACCGACGCGGAAGCCGTCCAGCGCATCGATGCGGACATTGAGGTATGTATACTTGAGCGGCAGCATGCAATGGACGAAGACATCCTTCATTCGCTTAAGGCGCGCAATGCCATGGTGATACAGCCGCTTCGTTCCTATTGCGACAGGGCTTTCTGCACGCTCGTGAACGATATGGGGTTCATGGCGAACATGTTTTACTCGAACACCGATGAGGACAACAGGGAATTCATCGTTCGCGGCATGCGGGGCATTCATTCCGACTATCCTGATGTGCTCTGTGCAACGATAGAAAGCATCGGGGTTGGACGATGA